One genomic segment of Vibrio azureus includes these proteins:
- a CDS encoding DUF6201 family protein, translated as MGLVATSPIREYEEFYVGFPPEHDKYLYFQLEECDYTITINKKEWWSKIIEFISY; from the coding sequence ATTGGGCTTGTCGCAACAAGCCCTATTAGAGAATATGAAGAATTTTATGTCGGTTTTCCACCTGAACATGATAAATATCTTTACTTTCAACTCGAAGAATGTGATTACACAATAACTATTAATAAAAAAGAGTGGTGGAGTAAAATTATAGAATTTATTTCTTACTGA